One Salmo trutta chromosome 26, fSalTru1.1, whole genome shotgun sequence DNA window includes the following coding sequences:
- the LOC115163021 gene encoding leucine-rich repeat and fibronectin type III domain-containing protein 1-like protein produces the protein MRALAAGSWTTPSGGFPSTSLRSLAMECLLLCLALLAAPVATMLCPKRCTCQNLMPSYTVLCAKTGLLFVPPNIDRQTAELRLMDNFITTLRHRDFANMSSLIHLTLSRNTISQIKPYAFADLQDLHALHLDANRLTMLDDTHFQGLVNLRHMILANNQLHSISEGAFQDFLETLEDLDLSYNNLVNIPWETIGLLASVNTLSLDHNLIEMVPEGIFSNLHKLARLDMTSNKLKKIPPDPLFLRIPVYAKLKGSPLTSLVLSFGGNPLHCNCELVWLRRLTREDDLETCASPRELAGKYFWTIREEEFVCEPPMITRHTSKMFVMEGQEVSLRCKSVGDPEPSTHWVSPEGKLIGNTSRTICYENGSLDILTTTVKDSGKFTCIASNAAGEATAPVELVVNPSPHYDPKLEPEPGPSDIPTSIKSNASGGHARTDHQRVSVSELSSTSATIRWPPQDHIPGVRMYQIQYNSSSDDILIYRMIPASHKFFLLSDLATQRDYDLCVLAVYDDGVTALTGTRLVGCVAFTTEREYRQCRSLHDQFLGGTMIIVIGGIIVASVLVFIFILLMKYKLHSNHYKQKATHVSNVCSQTNGGQAAGGGGTPIPPSSSGLANKPMPPGPVDRVGHEGPHQASEGGFGGPLKGTTVVDLNPDYGKSVKDEDAISQ, from the exons GAGCCTAGCCATGGAGTGCCTGCTCCTGTGCCTGGCCCTCCTCGCTGCGCCCGTCGCCACCATGCTGTGCCCCAAGCGCTGCACCTGCCAGAACCTCATGCCCTCCTACACTGTTCTCTGCGCCAAGACAGGCCTGCTCTTCGTGCCGCCAAACATTGATCGGCAGACGGCCGAGCTGCGCCTCATGGACAACTTCATCACCACCCTTCGTCACCGTGACTTTGCCAACATGAGCAGCCTCATCCACCTGACGCTGTCGCGCAATACCATTAGCCAGATCAAGCCGTATGCCTTCGCCGACCTGCAGGACCTGCACGCCCTGCACCTGGACGCCAACCGGCTCACCATGCTGGACGACACCCACTTCCAAGGCCTGGTCAACCTCAGGCACATGATCCTGGCCAACAACCAGCTGCACAGCATCTCAGAGGGGGCCTTCCAGGACTTCCTGGAGACCCTGGAAGACCTGGACCTGTCCTACAACAACCTGGTGAACATCCCCTGGGAGACCATCGGCCTGCTGGCCAGTGTCAACACCCTCAGTCTGGACCACAACCTCATAGAGATGGTCCCCGAGGGCATCTTCTCCAACCTGCACAAGCTGGCACGTCTAGACATGACCTCCAACAAGCTGAAGAAAATCCCTCCAGATCCCCTGTTCCTGAGGATCCCAGTGTACGCTAAGCTGAAGGGTTCTCCACTCACATCCCTGGTGCTGAGCTTCGGTGGGAACCCGCTGCACTGTAACTGTGAGCTAGTGTGGCTGAGGAGGCTGACCAGGGAAGACGACCTGGAGACCTGCGCCTCCCCCCGAGAGCTCGCCGGCAAGTATTTCTGGACCATCCGCGAGGAGGAGTTTGTGTGCGAGCCACCCATGATCACGCGGCACACCTCCAAGATGTTTGTGATGGAGGGTCAGGAGGTGAGCCTGCGCTGTAAGTCAGTGGGAGACCCGGAACCTTCCACGCATTGGGTCAGCCCTGAGGGGAAGCTGATTGGGAACACGTCCCGCACCATCTGCTATGAGAACGGCTCATTGGACATCCTCACCACCACTGTGAAGGACTCTGGGAAGTTCACATGCATCGCATCCAACGCCGCTGGCGAGGCCACGGCGCCCGTGGAGCTGGTGGTTAACCCCTCGCCACACTATGACCCCAAGCTGGAGCCTGAGCCTGGCCCCTCGGACATCCCCACCTCCATCAAGTCCAACGCCAGCGGGGGCCACGCCCGCACCGACCATCAGAGGGTCAGTGTGTCGGAGCTGAGCTCGACCTCGGCCACCATTCGATGGCCCCCTCAGGACCACATCCCGGGGGTCCGCATGTACCAGATCCAGTACAACAGCTCCTCTGACGACATCCTCATATACAG gatgaTCCCTGCGTCTCATAAGTTCTTCCTACTCAGTGACTTGGCCACTCAACGGGATTATGACCTGTGTGTGCTAGCGGTGTACGACGATGGCGTCACGGCCCTAACCGGCACCCGCCTGGTGGGCTGCGTGGCATTCACCACAGAGCGCGAGTACCGTCAGTGCCGCTCCCTCCACGACCAATTCCTGGGCGGCACCATGATCATCGTGATTGGCGGTATCATCGTGGCGTCCGTGCTTGTCTtcatcttcatcctcctcatgaaATACAAGCTGCACAGCAACCATTACAAGCAGAAGGCGACACATGTCAGCAACGTGTGCTCTCAGACCAACGGAGGCCAGGCGGCGGGCGGGGGAGGCACTCCCATCCCCCCTTCCTCCTCAGGCTTGGCTAATAAGCCCATGCCTCCTGGTCCAGTGGACAGGGTAGGGCACGAGGGACCCCATCAGGCCTCGGAAGGGGGCTTCGGAGGGCCCTTGAAAGGGACCACCGTAGTGGACTTGAACCCAGACTACGGGAAGTCAGTGAAGGACGAGGATGCTATATCACAATAA